In a genomic window of Limisphaera ngatamarikiensis:
- a CDS encoding dihydroneopterin aldolase: MLSVSIVDLEVFYRVGVSEAERAHPQRLLVSLEMEPADLRATVTDDLAHTIDYHAVSRDLLGFGEGRSWALLEKLAADLAGHVLQRYRPAAVTVEIKKFVLPEARHVAVRLRRTLPEIGAPQPG; the protein is encoded by the coding sequence ATGCTCAGCGTTTCGATCGTGGATCTGGAGGTTTTTTACCGGGTGGGCGTGAGCGAGGCGGAGCGGGCCCATCCCCAGCGGTTGCTGGTGAGTTTGGAGATGGAGCCCGCCGACCTGCGGGCCACGGTGACCGATGACCTCGCTCACACGATCGATTACCACGCGGTGTCGCGGGATCTGCTCGGGTTTGGTGAGGGCAGGAGCTGGGCCCTGCTGGAGAAACTGGCGGCGGACCTGGCCGGCCATGTGTTGCAACGCTATCGTCCGGCCGCGGTCACCGTGGAAATCAAAAAGTTCGTGTTGCCCGAGGCCCGCCACGTAGCCGTGCGGCTGCGGCGGACCCTGCCCGAGATCGGCGCACCTCAGCCCGGGTAA
- a CDS encoding NUDIX domain-containing protein, translated as MIRNIILDWSGTLVDDLPAVWEATNRVLERAGRPTLTLDRFRAEFCLPFVRFYERHTPEIPLSTLEQWFHEHFGPAQDSVVALPHARAFLEFCRTHGVRTFVLSTVKREYYEQQAARTGLGPLLGPAYVEARDKREWIGRLLREQGLDPRETIFVGDMEHDVETARHGGVGSCAVLTGYNTLAQLRAARPDWIAEHLGELQALLHVGRFAWPPEPGTGQGPVVTVGGLVLNDRDEVLLVRTPKWSHRWGMPGGKVRQGESCEAALRRELLEETGLNVVEVRWVEMQECVNPPEFYRPAHFLLLTYVCRVHGPAEVRLNEEGCAWRWVPLTSALAEDLNEPTRRLIQRVLQGVLPGLGRVPAGEPSAIRD; from the coding sequence GTGATCCGCAACATTATTCTGGACTGGTCGGGGACCCTGGTGGACGACCTGCCGGCGGTGTGGGAGGCCACGAACCGGGTGCTGGAACGCGCCGGACGACCCACGCTGACCCTGGACCGGTTCCGGGCCGAATTCTGTCTACCGTTCGTCCGGTTCTATGAACGGCACACACCGGAGATCCCCTTGTCCACGCTGGAACAATGGTTTCACGAGCATTTCGGGCCGGCGCAGGATTCGGTGGTGGCGCTGCCTCATGCCCGCGCGTTTTTGGAGTTTTGTCGCACGCACGGCGTGCGGACCTTCGTCCTGAGCACGGTGAAACGGGAATACTACGAGCAGCAGGCGGCGCGAACCGGGCTGGGCCCTCTGCTGGGGCCGGCGTATGTGGAGGCCCGGGACAAGCGCGAATGGATCGGGCGGCTTCTGCGGGAGCAGGGTCTGGACCCCCGGGAGACGATTTTCGTGGGCGACATGGAACATGATGTGGAGACTGCGCGGCACGGCGGGGTTGGTTCCTGCGCGGTTTTGACCGGTTACAATACCCTGGCACAATTGCGGGCGGCGCGACCGGACTGGATCGCCGAGCACCTCGGGGAACTGCAGGCGCTGTTGCACGTGGGGCGATTTGCATGGCCACCTGAACCCGGGACCGGTCAGGGGCCGGTTGTCACGGTGGGCGGACTGGTCCTGAATGATCGGGACGAGGTGTTGCTGGTGCGCACCCCCAAGTGGTCGCATCGTTGGGGGATGCCGGGGGGCAAGGTGCGTCAGGGCGAAAGCTGCGAGGCCGCCCTGCGCCGTGAACTGTTGGAGGAAACGGGCCTGAATGTGGTCGAGGTCCGTTGGGTGGAGATGCAGGAGTGCGTGAACCCGCCGGAGTTTTACCGGCCCGCACATTTTTTGTTGCTGACCTATGTCTGCCGTGTGCACGGGCCGGCCGAGGTGCGGCTCAACGAGGAGGGTTGCGCGTGGCGGTGGGTGCCGTTGACCTCGGCGCTGGCCGAGGACCTGAACGAGCCGACCCGGCGACTGATCCAGCGCGTGCTGCAGGGGGTGTTGCCCGGGTTGGGAAGGGTTCCAGCAGGTGAGCCCTCGGCCATTCGAGACTGA